AGTCTGCAGACGTGATAAAGAACACAGCAATCAGGATCAATGACATAATAGATGTCAGCATCGTCAGCGGATAGTGGTCGAGTGTTCCAAACAGCATCGTTTCACTTGATAACTTCGCGACATCGAATATGCCTTTTTGCTGAATATCCATAGCCGATACGCCAAAGATAGAGAACCATAGGAACGCAAGAATACATGGTGTTACCAAGACGCCGATCAAAAATTCACGAATCGTCCGCCCACGGGATACCCGGGCAATGAAAATGCCCACAAATGGAGACCAGGAAATCCACCATGCCCAATAGAAAATCGTCCAGCCGTTAATCCATTCACGTTTCTCAAGTTCGTACGGCGTCAGTCTGAAGCTCATTTGCACGATGTTTTGAATATACTGTCCGATAGAATCTGTAAAAGAGTTCATAATCAATACGGTAGGGCCTGCAAACAGCACAAACAGCATTAACAGTCCAGCCAATACCATATTGGTGTTGCTTAAATACTTAATGCCTTTTCCGAGTCCGGTCCATGAAGAAGCCAAGAAAAGGATCGTAACAACAGTTATCAAAATCAATTGAACGAGAAAGTTATTTGGTATCCCAAATAAGTAATGCAATCCGCCATTGATTTGAGTTGCCCCGATACCAAGGCTTGTCGCTACCCCGGCGACTGTGGCAAAAACAGCGATACAGTCAATCAGTTTTCCGATCGGGCCGTTCACTTTATCACCGAGAATCGGTGACAGCGTGCTGCTGATTAATCCAGGAGCGCCTTTTCGGAATTGGAAATAGGCAATGCATAATGCCACAACGGCATAAATGGCCCAAGCGTGCAGACCCCAGTGGAAAAACGTATAACGGAGCGCATCTCTGAAGGCTTGGGGGGTTTCTGTTTCACCTGATGGAGAGCTAATTGCGTAATGGCTGATCGGTTCAGCCGCACCATAGAATACTAAGCCGATTCCCATGCCTGCGCTGAACAGCATGGCAAACCATGATAATAACCCGAATTCCGGTTTTTCATCGGGCCTACCGAGTTTAATTTTTCCGATCGGGCTGAAAATCAAAAACAGACAGAACCCGACAAATAACGAAACAACTAAAAGATAATACCAGCCAAACGAATTGGTGATAAAAGCTTGCGCAGATTGGGATACGTTTTGCAGGCTGTCAGGAGACACAACGCCCCACAATACAGCAGCAGCTGTGATCACAATCACAATCCAAAATACACTAGATATATTTTTCAAATATTCTCACCCTCTAAATTTTTTGTGTACGCCTATATCTTGCTCGCAGGCTTAGTATGGTCGTACGATGGCAGATCATTCCTCTCTTAAAATTACCCCGCAATCAGGTGAAACAAAACAAGTCTCACAGTACCATGAATGCGGAGAATTTTCAAATGTTCAGCGTTTTGTAAAAATTTGAAAAGGCTGGTCAAGAGCGGGCAAAGTGACCGGCATTGAGCCCCGCAAGCCTTCCTGTTACAAGGGCGGAGGTAATATTGTAGCCTCCTGTGTACCCGTGGATATCGAGAATTTCACCGCAAAAATACAGCCCCGCCATTTTTTTAGAAGCCATCTTTTTCGGGTCAATTTCTTTTACAGATACCCCGCCGCCTGTGACGAATGCCTTGTCGAGTGACAGTGTGCCGTTTGCGAGTACGGTAAACTGTTTGCAGTCCTTGACAAATTGTCTGAAAGGCTCCTTCGGCAGCTCAGAAAACGATACGTCCGGAGAGATGCCGTTTTTTTCGAGCAAGAATAGAAGATAGCGCTCCTGCATCCAGGGCTTCAGTACGTTTTTAATGGTTTTTTTCGGTGCTTCCTTCAGTTCTTTATACATCTTTTGGAATAACGTTTCTTCATTGATATCCGGATACAAATCAATTTTGATCGGCACTTGCGGCTGTTTTTTCAGCTCTTTCACGACAAATTGGCTGCATCTGAGAATGGCCGGTCCTGAGAGGCCGAAATGGGTAAACAGCATGTCCATTTTATGTGTGATAACCGGTTTTCCTTTTTTATTTAACACACTGACGGCAACATTTCTTAGTGATAAGCCCTGAAGTGTTTTTTGCTTGATGAACGGCTCGGCAGATGTGACGGGAACTTCTGTCGGGAACAGCTCTGTAATGGTATGGCCCGCAGCTTCAGCCCATTCATATCCGTCTCCCGTGCTTCCAGTATGAGGAACACTTTTCCCGCCGACAGCGATAATGACTGCCTGGCTATGGATCATTTCGCCGTTATTCGTCACAATCCCTGCTGTTTGTCCATCTTCATAGATAACAGATTTAATTTTCTCATTCGTTCGGATGGTTACGCGGAGCTGTTTCAGCCTGCTTAACAACGCGTCGACAACACTTTGCGCTTTGTCTGTCACAGGAAACATCCGGCCGTGATCCTCTTCCTTCAATTGAATGCCGAGCTGTTCAAAAAACTTGATAATGTCTTCATTATTAAATTCAGAAAACGCGCTGTACAAAAAACGGCCGTTGCCTGGGATATGCTTAATGATTTCTTCGACAGGAAGGCGGTTCGTCACATTGCAGCGGCCGCCTCCGGAAATCGCGAGTTTCCGCCCTAGCTTATTTCCTTTATCTATCAGCAACACATCAGCGCCCTGTTCTCCTGCAGCAATTGCGGCCATCAATCCTGAAGGGCCTCCGCCGATTACGATTACGTCAAACTGTTTCATCTTTATCATCAACTTTCTTTTTCCATTTCGTCTGCGGACACCCCGTCCTCAATACTATTATAGCGAAAGAAAGCCTCTCCTTAAACGTCTTTTGCCGGGAACCTGAATCATTCACAAGATTGCTTTTGTATTTATTACCGTCTAAATGCCTAGTTGTGGTAAAATAGAAAAGTTGAATCTTCGTAGAAAATGGTGATGAAGAAACATGTCAAGCAAACTGTTAAGAGGCACGTTTGTGTTAACGCTCGGTACATATATATCGCGGATTCTTGGAATGGTCTATTTAATTCCTTTCAGCATTATGGTCGGGGCGACAGGCGGTGCATTATTTCAATACGGATACAACCAATACACATTATTTTTGAATATTGCCACGATGGGCTTTCCGGCCGCCGTTTCTAAATTTGTTTCTAAATATAATTCCAAAGGGGACTATGAAACAAGCAGAAAAATGCTTAAGGCGGGCATGTCGATTATGCTTGTCACCGGAATGATTGCCTTTTTCATTTTGTATTTATCCGCGCCGTTTTTTGCGGAAATATCGCTGGGAGGCAAAGATAATAACGGCCTGACAATTGACCATGTCGTTTATGTCATCCGCATGGTCAGCTTAGCGCTTTTGGTCGTGCCGATTATGAGCCTTGTCCGCGGATTCTTTCAAGGGCACCAAATGATGGGGCCTACGGCTGTTTCTCAAGTCGTTGAACAGATTGTCCGCATCATCTTTTTATTGAGTGCGACATTCTTGATCTTGAAGGTTTTGAACGGCGGCCTTGTGATCGCTGTAGGGTATGCGACCTTCGCAGCGCTGATCGGCGCCTTCGGTGGACTGATCGTGCTGTATATTTATTGGAATAAACGGAAGGGCAGCCTGCTGGCGATGATGCCGAATACAGGGCCGACAGCAAACTTAAGCTACAAGCAAATGTTTTTCGAACTGTTCAGCTATGCCGCTCCGTACGTTTTTGTCGGACTAGCCATCCCTTTGTATAACTATATTGATACAAATACGTTTAACAAAGCGATGATCGAAGCCGGACATCAAGCCATCAGCCAGGACATGATGGCGATTCTTACCTTGTATGTGCAGAAGCTCGTGATGATTCCGGTTTCTCTTGCAACAGCTTTCGGATTGACATTAATTCCAACGATTACTGAATCGTTTACAAGCAGAAACTATAAGCTGTTGAATCAGCAGATTAATCAAACGATGCAGACGATCCTGTTTTTAATTATTCCGGCAGTTGTCGGGATTTCAGTATTGGCGGGACCGACATATACGTTCTTTTACGGATCAGAGAGCCTTCTTCCTGATCTGGGGGCAAATATTTTGTTTTGGTATTCGCCAGTCGCGGTTTTGTTCTCTTTATTTACGGTCAACGCAGCCATTCTGCAGGGCATCAATAAACAAAAATTTGCGGTTGTCAGCCTTGTGATCGGCGTCGTGATCAAGCTTGTGCTGAATATTCCGCTGATTAAGCTGATGCAGGCTGACGGCGCGATTTTAGCAACGGCGCTTGGATATAGCGCGTCGCTTTTGTACGGATTTATCATGATCAAACGCCATGCGGGCTATTCGTATAAGATTCTAGTCAAACGGACTGTGCTGATGCTCGTCTTGTCAGCCATTATGGGTATAGCCGTGAAAATCGTACAGTGGGTGCTAAGCTTTTTTATTTCCTACCAAGATGGTCAAGTGCAAGCTGCGATCGTTGTCATGATTGCGGCTGGTGTTGGCGGCGCAGTCTACCTGTATTGCGGCTACCGGATAGGGTTTTTGCAGAAAATATTAGGCCGCCGTTTGCCCGGGTTTTTAAAGAAAGGCAGACATGCCGGCTAATGAACAAGATCATCAAGAAACAGAGGGCTCGCATGCTGCGGGCTTTCTTTTATAAAGGAGAGATTTGGGAATGAGACTTGATAAGCTGCTTGCCAACAGCGGATATGGCTCCAGAAAAGAAGTCAAAGCTGTTGTGAAGGCGGGGGCCGTCATGGTCGACGGAAAACCGGCCAAAGATGTAAAGGCGCACGTTGATCCTGATGCGCAAGAGGTTACTGTATACGGGGAACCGGTTGATTACCGGGAATTCATTTATCTCATGATGAATAAGCCGCAGGGAGTGCTGTCTGCGACTGAGGACAGCCGCCAGCGGACAGTGGTCGATCTGCTGACGCCGGAAGAGATGAGATTTGAGCCCTTTCCTGCCGGCAGGCTTGATAAGGATACAGAGGGCTTTTTGCTGCTCACAAATGACGGCCAGCTGGCACATCGGCTTCTATCGCCTAAAAAGCATGTTCCAAAAACGTATGAAGTCCATTTGCAATCACAGATTTCACCGGAAGCTATCGCGGATCTGGAAGCGGGTGTCTACATAGAAGGCGGCTATAAAACAAAGCCGGCAAAAGCGGAAGTCAAGACAAACGACAACGGCAATACCGTGATTTACCTGACGATTACTGAAGGGAAATACCATCAGGTCAAGCAGATGGCAAAGGCGGTCGGCAATGAAGTGATGTATTTGAAACGGCTATCAATGGGGCGTGTTTCTTTGGATCCTGCCTTGGCGCCGGGAGAATACCGTGAGCTTACAGAAGAAGAACTTCATTGGCTGAATGAGCCGCAGGCATAAAAAAATCCCGCATTTTCGATATGCGGGATTTTTTATCTATAAGCACACAAAAACAAGGCTCAGACGGTCTTCGCCTTGTATCGATCAGGCCGCTATCAGGCGGCCCTATGTAATATGCAATGTTTATGATGTAATCTTTACTTTCTTTCTCGTTGTCTCCCACTTGCCACGGCTTGGACTATGAACAAGATCATTATATGCCAACACATTTAAGTCTCTTTGAATTGTTCTAGGTGTAATGCCGAATTCGTCAACCAGTTCCTGTGTTGTCACAAGGCCTTTTTCTTGGATAAACATGTAAACTGATTTAATTCGAGTTAGCATACGGTTTGTTGAAGGTTTCAAAAAACCACTCCCTATCATAAGATCGGATGGACTTGACTAACCACAACTCACGACTATCAACTGCGTACGAATAGCAACAAAGGCAGACATTTTTTCGTTTTTAGATAATTCGCCCTCATTATACACGATATCGCAGCGATGAATCTAGGGATAACTCCTATTAATTTTTTCCAATTTGAGCTGGGCGGCCATCCTTGTTGGATTACTATGTATTTCGGCACAATATTATTATGGTTAAAGAAACTTTTTTTATTCTGTTCCGTAGTAAATTCTGGAGGAGGAGTGAAAATTGACAAAATTGCTTGAGGCTTCAATAGAACAGGCAGGATATACAAGCCGAAAAAAAGTGCTCAACGATGTTTTTCTGGAAGTCGGAAAAGGGGAGCTTGTCGGGCTGATCGGAGCAAACGGAGCTGGAAAAAGCACCGCTATCAAAGCGATACTCGGCCTTTCAGAAGACTTTAAAGGGCATATTGACTGGAATGACTGTTCATTTGCCTATATTCCGGAGCACCCCTCTTTTTACGAAGAACTGACGTTGTGGGAGCATTTGGATTTGGTCAGCACGCTCCGCGGTATGGAGGAGAGTGAATTTGCGCCGCGGGCCGAAAGCTTGCTTCAGGCGTTTTCGCTTGATCATGTCATGCACGAGCTGCCTGTCACCTTTTCAAAAGGCATGCAGCAAAAACTGATGCTCATTCAAGCTTTTCTTTCTAAGCCGGAAATGTATGTGATTGATGAACCATTTATCGGCCTTGATCCGATTTCAACGAAACGTTTTGTGGACATGCTTAAAGATGAAAAACAAAGGGGAGCCGGCATTCTTATGTGTACACATGTACTCGATACTGCAGAAAAAATCTGTGACCGGTTTTACATGATTGAGAAGGGCTCTTTGTTTCTCCAAGGTACATTACAAGATATTCAGGAACAGGCCGGACTAGTGGGGCAGTCGTTGCTAGACTGCTTTTATAAGGCGGTCCAAGGTGATCAGTCATGAACGGGCGATCGTTCTTTTTTCGAAGGCTGCTTGACTACTATAGGTATCAAATTAAGGTATTGCATGCGGTCATTGACTGGACAGTCGCTCTCTATATTGTTTTACCGGCGCTTGCTTTTGTCATCTATCAATATATCGATTTGATGAACGGAAGAGGCCTTATTTATGAGTGGTCTGAGATGATGGAATGGAGATGGCTGTATGCTGTGTGTGTGCTGATCGTGTGCACGGGCTCGGTCCATACGTTTTTAATGGAAGCGGACAACGTGTTTTTGCTGCAAAAGAAAGAGATAATCTATCAGCTCAAACGGTACGCGCTGGTGTATTCTTTTTTGGTCACGCTGGCCAAATGGATGCTGCTCTTTTTCATTGCTCTTCCCTTCATTAGTTTTTCTGTTCACATCACATGGGCAGAAAGCGCGGCTTTATTTTGCTATCTGTTTGGCCTTCATATGTTCTTCTTATCCTTAAAGCAAGATAGGATCAGAAAGCCGCGCTCCATGTCTAGCCGGATTGCCGACGTTTTTGTCAGAGCCGTTCTTTTCTCTGGTTCTGCGGTCCTGATCGTTTTCGCTGAGTGGGGATTGCTTGCGCTCATCGGCACTTTGTTTTTGATTGTCTCCCTGGTCCGCGGTTTGAAAAAGGCAGCATCGTTCTCAGCTTTTGAAGCAGAGGTGACTGAAGAGACAAAAAGCCGGCTTGCGCTTGCCGGGCTTGTGATGATGATGAGCCAGAAGTCGGAAGTGCCGAAAGTGAAAGACAGGATGAGAAGGAAGCCGTTAGTATACCGGCATTCAAGAAGGATATTTAAAAGAAGGACAATTGAGACAGGCTATAAGGAATTGTTTTTGAAAGTTTTTTTGAGAAATGGCGAGTATATAAGGCGGATGTGCATGCTGTTGTCAGCATTCATCATTCTCATCTTTGTCTCCCCGATCTGGTTGAAGCTGATTGCGATTCTGGTGTATACAGGTGTTTGCCGTTATATCCTTGCGCTTATCTTTGACAAAGTGATGGATGCGCCTATTTTAATTGGCGCCGATAAAGAAAGTGATGAGTATTACCGATCTAGAAAAAGCTGTATGAATACCCTGCACTATGCATTTGTCGCCTGCTGCTTTTTAGCGGCCGCTGTTTCTTTATTGTTTACATAAAAAACCCAAACGCTGCCGTTTGGGTTTTCTGTATATGCTATAAGATAAACAGCTGAATGAAAAACAGAATGGCGAAAACGATCACGAGCGGATGAATCTCTCTCCATTTTCCGCGCGCTGCTTTTACAATTGGGTACGAAATAAAGCCAAGCGCGATGCCTGTAGAAATGCTGGATGTCAAAGGCATCGACAGAATGACGAGAAACGCAGGAAATGCTTCGTCCATCTCTTTCCAGTTCATATTGGAAACCGAGCGCATCATCAGGCTGCCGACGATAATTAAAGCAGGGGAGGTGATGGCGGCTATGCCGGATAAGGCACTGACAAGCGGACTAAAAAACATTGAAACCCCAAACAGCACCGCAACAGTCAAAGCGGTAAGCCCTGTTCTTCCCCCGGCTGCGACACCTGCGGAAGATTCAACAAATGCGGTCGTTGGGCTTGTGCCGAAAACAGCCCCTACTGTTGTCGCCGTTGAATCAGCAAGCAGCGCTTTTCGCACATTCGGCAGCTTGTTATTTTTCATCAGCCCGGCTTGCTCTGCTACGCCGATCATCGTGCCTGTCGTATCAAATATCGTGACCAGAAGAAAAGAAAAGACAACAGCGTACAGGCCGTGATGAATGACATCGCCAAAAGCGGAAAACGGATTTGAAATGATCAGGCCGTCCGGCAAATGAGGAAGCGACATAAACCCCTTAGGCAAATGCAGCTGGCCGGTAAAAAAGGCGATCAAAGCAGTCGCTGCCATTCCGATAAATAAGGCGCCGCTTACGTTCAAAACCATCAAGACCACACTGATCAAAAGCCCGATCAGCGTTAAAATCACACCCGGTGAATGCAAATTGCCGAGAGTAACCAAGTTTGATTCATCAGCCGCCACAATTCCCGCCTGCCGCAAGCCGATAAAAGCGATAAACAGCCCGATCCCGGTTGTGATCCCGTATTTTAAATTGTTTGGAATCGCTTCTATCAGTTGTTTTCTTAAAGGCGTTAACGATAGAATAATGAAGAGAACCCCTGCTGTAAATACGGCGCTGAAAGCTGTTGCGTATGTGATGCCGCCATCGCTTGCGCTTACGACATGAAAGGCTAAATAAGCGTTCAAGCCCATGCCGGGCGCAATAGCAATCGGATAATTTGCTGCCAGGGCCATCCACAGCGTTCCGACAATGGAGGCAATAATCGTTGCGGTGAAAACCTGGTCGAAAGGAACCCCGGCGTTAGCCAGAATGACCGGATTAACCACAACGATATAGACCATGGTGAAAAAGGTTGTCAGCCCTGCTATGATTTCTTGCTTTATGGACGTTTGCTGCTCTTTTAGATGAAACATAGTATCCTCCAATTACGAACGTTTTAACAAAACACCATTAATATTATTCGTTTTATTTGGTTTTTGCAAGTGATTTCTTGCGGAAAGGGGATCATGATGAACTGGGAAGTTGAAGTGATCAGAAAAAAAGAGGATTTAATTCGTGATACACAGGCATTTTTGAGAATCAACAGTGTGATGGATGAAACAACCGCCGGACCCGGCAAACCGTTTGGAAAAGGAGTAAACGCCAGCCTGACTTCCTTGCTGGAGCTTGGAGAAAAAGAAGGCTTTACAACAAAAAATCTTGACGGCTTCGCAGGCCATATTGAATGGGGCCAGGGGGATGACATTGTCGGCGTACTTTGTCATGTTGACGTCGTACCGCCGGGAGACGGGTGGACAAGTGATCCGTTTTCAGCTGATATTCGTAACGGACGGATTTATGCAAGGGGCGCCATTGATGACAAAGGTCCGACAATGGCTGCGTTCTACGCGCTGAAAATCGTGAAAGACATGAACCTGCCGCTGTCCAAGCGTGTCAGAATCATTATCGGAACAGATGAAGAAAGCGATTGGAGATGCGTGGAGCATTATTTCAAGCATGAAGAAATGCCAACGCTGGGTTTTGCGCCTGACGCCGATTTTCCGATTATTAACGCGGAAAAAGGGATCATTGATGCTTCATTGCTCATCCCGCATCGCTCAAAGCAAGCTGATTCTGAGGCATTGCTTGTCTCGTTTCAGTCAGGCCTTCGCCTGAACATGGTGCCTGACGCTGCGGAAGCTGTCATTGAAGGACCGAAACAAGAAGAGATTCTTGCTTCGTTTAAAGACATGCTTCGCACAACGGATCAAAAAGGGGAAGCTGACATAAAGAACGGACAGCTCATTTTGCGTATGTACGGGCTTTCCTGCCATGCGATGGAACCGAACAATGGAATCAATGCCGGCATTTTATTGTGTGAATTTCTGCAGCAGGCTGAGCTTGACGAAGCAGGACAGCGATTTGTGCAAGTTGTGACAGATAAGTTTTCAGGCGATACGAGAGGAAAGAACCTGAATGTTGATTGCGAGGATGACATTAGCGGAGAGCTGACATTAAATGTCGGGACGCTGCGCTATACGAAAGGGCAAGGAGGCGAGCTTGGCATCAATATCCGCTATCCTGTGACTGCAGAAAGCAAAGTGATCCGTGATGCATTCGAAAGCGCCTCTGAATTTGAGCTGGGAGAATTCAAAGACAGCAAGCCGCATCACGTGTCAGCAGACCATCCGTTAGTCAAAACCCTGCAAAAGGTTTATGAAGGCCAGCTGGGCAAAAAAGCTGATTTAATCTCAATCGGCGGGGGGACTTATGCCAGATCTTTAAAAGCCGGTGTCGCGTTCGGCCCGCTCTTCCCCGGACGCCCTGACAGCGCACACCAAAAGGATGAATATATTGAAATCGATGATTTGCTGAGATCGACAGCGTTATATGCGCAGGCGATCTACGAGCTTGCAAAATAAAAGACGGGCTTCTTCTGAAGCCCGTCCCAGCGTGTCGATAAACCCTCGCATTCGTTGTCAGTCCTGCGCGTTGGTGCTCACGAATTGCTACATTCGCTGTGCTCCAATGCTCGTCCTTCCTAGACTTCAAGGGTTTTCAATCACGCTGAAAAGATACAAAGTCATAAAACGAAAACCGTTTTATGACTTTGTCAACAATCTGAGACGGGCTTCTTCTGAAGCCCGTCCTTTTTTAAATAAATGACCATAAATCAGTTGATAAATACCGTTCTCCCGTATCGGCTGTCATGCAGACCACGACTTGGTCAGGAGAGAGGCGTTTCGCTGTTTCGATTGCCGCATAGCAGGCAGCGCCTGATGAAGGGCCGACAAGTATTCCTTCTTCGGCAGCAAGGCGCCTAGTCGTCGTATAGGCGTCTTCATCAGAGATTTTAATAATTTCGTCATAGACGTCTTGATTTAAAATGGGAGGAATAAAGCCCGGGCTTGTCCCTACAAGCTTATGTGCGCCGGGCTTTCCTCCGGATAATACAGGCGAACCCGCGGGCTCAACAACATGAACCGTGATATCCGGGAAAAGCTCTTTGAGCGCTTCGCCTGTTCCTGTAATGGTTCCTCCTGTTCCGGAAGAGGCGACAAAAGCGCCGAGCGGTTTGCCGATTTCCTCTATTGCCCGGGCAATTTCAGGCGCCGTTGTTTTTCGGTGCGCGTCAGGATTTGCAGTGTTATCAAACTGCATGGGAATATAGCTGTTCGGAATTTGTTCAGCAAGCTCTTTTGCTTTTTTGATGCTGCCCGGCATTCTTTCCGCTCCGGGTGTTAACACAACCTCTGCGCCGTAAGCTTTAAGAAGGTTGATTCGTTCCTTTGTCATCGTATCAGGCATGACTAAGATTGCCTTGTAGCCGCGTGCCGCCGCATTCATGGCGAGCCCGATGCCGGTATTTCCGCTAGTCGGCTCTATAATCACTGATCCCGGTTTGAGCAAACCGTTTTGTTCTGCTTCTATTATCATATGATAAGCGGCTCTGTCTTTCACACTGCCGCTCGGATTGAAAAATTCAAGCTTTAAATAGACTTGTGCCGCGTTTTCCGGCTGAAGCCGATTCAATCTCACAAGCGGTGTATCTCCAATCAGATCAGCTGTATTTTCAACGATTTTCAACATTGTCATTCCTTTCTGAATAAA
The Bacillus vallismortis genome window above contains:
- the cysK gene encoding cysteine synthase A, producing MLKIVENTADLIGDTPLVRLNRLQPENAAQVYLKLEFFNPSGSVKDRAAYHMIIEAEQNGLLKPGSVIIEPTSGNTGIGLAMNAAARGYKAILVMPDTMTKERINLLKAYGAEVVLTPGAERMPGSIKKAKELAEQIPNSYIPMQFDNTANPDAHRKTTAPEIARAIEEIGKPLGAFVASSGTGGTITGTGEALKELFPDITVHVVEPAGSPVLSGGKPGAHKLVGTSPGFIPPILNQDVYDEIIKISDEDAYTTTRRLAAEEGILVGPSSGAACYAAIETAKRLSPDQVVVCMTADTGERYLSTDLWSFI